One window from the genome of Erwinia sorbitola encodes:
- a CDS encoding response regulator: MQMKRILIIEDDADAANVLEAYLRRENYNVAIAGDGITGLEMSQSWKPDLILLDIMLPGMNGSDVLAAVRRKGDIPVIMVSAMGETPDKIGALRYGADDYVVKPYNPAEVVARVHAVLRRTSGRTDQKTILSWQGLEVDMESLTAVVRNDGENPVLLELTPTEFSLLTTLMHSQNYPFSRQQLLERCLPESEALERVVDTHVYNLRKKLENAGIVDVLHNVRGVGYRFRQP, translated from the coding sequence ATGCAGATGAAACGTATACTGATTATTGAGGACGATGCGGATGCGGCTAACGTTCTGGAAGCCTATCTGCGTCGGGAAAATTACAATGTTGCCATTGCGGGTGACGGTATCACCGGCCTGGAAATGTCACAAAGCTGGAAGCCGGATCTGATTTTGCTGGATATTATGCTGCCCGGTATGAATGGCAGTGATGTACTGGCTGCGGTACGGCGCAAGGGCGATATTCCGGTGATCATGGTTTCAGCGATGGGTGAAACGCCGGATAAAATAGGCGCGCTACGCTACGGGGCTGATGATTACGTGGTTAAACCGTATAACCCGGCAGAGGTGGTGGCACGCGTTCATGCTGTGCTGCGCCGGACATCGGGCCGCACCGATCAGAAAACGATCCTGAGCTGGCAGGGACTGGAGGTGGATATGGAATCCCTTACTGCGGTTGTCAGAAATGACGGTGAAAACCCGGTGTTGCTGGAACTTACGCCGACGGAATTTTCACTGCTCACCACGCTAATGCACTCCCAGAACTATCCATTTTCCCGTCAGCAACTGCTGGAGCGCTGCCTGCCAGAGAGCGAGGCGCTGGAACGTGTCGTTGATACCCACGTTTATAATTTGCGTAAAAAGCTCGAAAACGCCGGAATTGTTGATGTTTTGCATAATGTTCGCGGCGTGGGCTACCGGTTCAGACAGCCATGA
- a CDS encoding sensor histidine kinase encodes MTQQKKQSLWRWICMRILALTIGSVILIAFSMWLRSLIQYYWVMNHMPASQRDELALLLKNPQRDAARFHQLIDAGWGINYSTPSIASSDWLMLAALIALALPVIVIFGLRAARPLSVQFSRLATAARCVARGEFGARAATVENAPAELVQFTEDFNVMSRQLERYDRELRASHVAMAHELRSPLTAAIGRLQGMIDGVFEPNPTQLNMVMKQLQHLHRLTDELHLLSLADAGQLSFTLNTFDLAELLRERVIWMKPQAEAAGMEMRISAAHPAIFTGDPFRLGQVFTILMENAVRYAAEGKLLTIDIQRRAAGYLITFTDCGPGVAPDFLPLMFERFTRGDSSRARHSGGSGLGLSIARAICEACGGELVASSPAGHGLAISLHLPFVTPEAGIKNYMH; translated from the coding sequence ATGACACAGCAAAAAAAACAGTCCCTTTGGCGCTGGATATGCATGCGTATCCTCGCGCTTACAATCGGATCGGTAATTTTAATCGCCTTCAGCATGTGGTTACGTTCCCTTATTCAGTACTACTGGGTGATGAATCATATGCCCGCCTCTCAGCGTGATGAGCTGGCACTGTTGCTGAAGAACCCGCAACGGGATGCCGCTCGCTTTCATCAGCTGATCGATGCGGGCTGGGGGATCAATTATTCTACGCCCAGCATTGCCTCCTCGGACTGGCTGATGCTGGCAGCGTTAATTGCCCTTGCCCTTCCGGTTATCGTTATCTTTGGATTGCGCGCCGCCAGACCGCTGTCGGTGCAGTTCAGCCGGCTGGCAACGGCAGCCCGTTGTGTGGCGCGCGGCGAGTTTGGTGCACGGGCCGCTACGGTTGAAAACGCCCCCGCCGAACTGGTGCAGTTTACGGAGGATTTCAACGTGATGTCCCGTCAGCTTGAGCGCTACGATCGTGAGCTGCGTGCTTCACATGTGGCGATGGCGCACGAACTGCGTTCGCCGCTGACGGCCGCTATTGGGCGTCTTCAGGGAATGATAGACGGCGTGTTTGAGCCTAATCCGACCCAGCTAAATATGGTGATGAAACAGCTTCAGCACCTTCATCGCCTGACGGATGAACTGCACCTGCTTTCCCTCGCGGATGCCGGTCAGCTGTCATTTACGCTCAACACTTTTGACTTAGCCGAGCTGCTGCGTGAGCGGGTGATATGGATGAAACCCCAGGCCGAAGCGGCGGGAATGGAGATGCGCATCAGCGCTGCCCATCCCGCCATCTTTACCGGGGATCCCTTCCGTCTGGGGCAGGTATTTACCATCCTGATGGAAAACGCCGTACGGTACGCTGCCGAAGGCAAGCTGCTAACCATCGATATTCAGCGGCGGGCAGCGGGTTATCTGATTACCTTTACCGATTGTGGTCCGGGGGTAGCCCCCGATTTTTTGCCGCTGATGTTTGAGCGTTTTACGCGAGGCGACTCTTCACGAGCGCGTCACTCAGGCGGCAGTGGGCTGGGTTTGTCGATTGCCCGGGCGATTTGTGAGGCCTGCGGCGGGGAGCTGGTGGCCTCATCACCGGCCGGGCACGGTCTGGCGATAAGCCTGCATCTGCCTTTTGTAACACCGGAGGCCGGAATAAAAAATTACATGCATTGA
- the tkt gene encoding transketolase translates to MSSRRELANAIRALSMDAVQKAKSGHPGAPMGMADIAEVLWREFLHHNPNNPAWADRDRFILSNGHASMLLYSLLHLSGYDLPMSELKNFRQLHSKTPGHPELGYTPGVETTTGPLGQGLANAVGLAIAERTLGAQFNRPDHEIVDHHTYVFMGDGCLMEGISHEVCSLAGTLGLGKLIGFYDHNGISIDGEVEGWFTDDTAKRFEAYHWHVIRDIDGHNPDAIAQAIKEAQSVTDKPSLLICKTVIGFGSPNKAGKEEAHGAALGDEEIALTRKQLGWNYPPFEIPKEIYAQWDAKEAGAKAESEWNSKFAAYKAAYPELAAEYTRRMDGGMPDNWEADTQKYIEKLQANPQKIASRKASQNALEAYGPLLKEFLGGSADLAPSNLTIWSGSKSIKEDAAGNYIHYGVREFGMTAIANGLAHHGGFIPYTATFLMFVEYARNAVRMAALMKARQIMVYTHDSIGLGEDGPTHQPVEQIASLRVTPNMSVWRPCDQVETAVAWKHAVERHHGPTALILSRQNLAQPERSKEQLANISRGGYVLKDSNGTPDVILIATGSEVEITLGAADKLTASGHKVRVVSLPSTDLFDAQDAAYRESVLPSGVTARVAVEAGIADYWYKYVGLNGAIVGMTGFGESAPAEKLFPEFGFTVENIVSHAEALLKPH, encoded by the coding sequence ATGTCTTCACGTAGAGAACTGGCAAACGCCATCCGCGCCCTGAGTATGGACGCGGTGCAAAAAGCCAAATCCGGCCATCCTGGTGCCCCGATGGGTATGGCTGATATCGCTGAAGTGCTGTGGCGTGAATTTCTGCATCACAACCCGAATAACCCGGCATGGGCCGATCGCGACCGTTTTATCCTCTCTAACGGCCACGCTTCGATGCTGCTCTACAGCCTGCTGCACCTTTCGGGTTACGATCTGCCAATGTCTGAGCTGAAGAATTTCCGTCAGCTGCACTCCAAAACCCCGGGCCACCCGGAGCTGGGCTATACCCCAGGCGTGGAAACGACTACCGGCCCGCTGGGTCAGGGTCTGGCGAACGCCGTTGGCCTGGCAATTGCGGAACGTACTCTGGGCGCGCAGTTTAACCGCCCTGACCATGAAATTGTCGATCACCATACCTACGTGTTTATGGGCGATGGCTGCCTGATGGAAGGCATCTCCCATGAAGTATGCTCTCTGGCGGGAACGCTGGGTCTGGGTAAACTGATTGGCTTTTACGATCATAACGGCATCTCGATTGATGGTGAAGTTGAAGGCTGGTTTACCGACGATACCGCTAAACGTTTCGAAGCCTATCACTGGCATGTGATCCGCGATATTGACGGGCACAATCCTGATGCAATCGCGCAGGCGATCAAAGAAGCACAGAGCGTGACTGACAAGCCATCGCTGCTGATTTGTAAAACCGTGATTGGCTTCGGTTCGCCGAACAAAGCGGGTAAAGAAGAAGCCCACGGCGCGGCGCTGGGTGACGAAGAGATTGCGCTGACGCGTAAACAGCTGGGCTGGAACTACCCGCCGTTTGAGATCCCGAAAGAGATCTATGCTCAGTGGGATGCGAAAGAAGCCGGTGCGAAAGCCGAAAGTGAGTGGAACAGTAAATTCGCCGCCTACAAAGCCGCATACCCGGAACTGGCGGCAGAATATACCCGCCGCATGGACGGCGGCATGCCGGATAACTGGGAAGCTGACACTCAGAAGTATATTGAGAAATTACAGGCTAATCCGCAGAAGATTGCCAGCCGTAAAGCCTCTCAGAACGCGCTGGAAGCTTACGGCCCGCTGCTGAAAGAGTTCCTGGGCGGCTCTGCTGACCTCGCACCAAGTAACCTCACTATCTGGTCTGGCTCGAAGTCGATCAAAGAGGATGCTGCCGGAAACTATATTCACTACGGCGTACGCGAGTTTGGTATGACTGCCATCGCCAATGGCCTGGCGCATCACGGTGGTTTTATTCCGTATACCGCTACCTTCCTGATGTTTGTTGAGTATGCGCGCAACGCCGTGCGTATGGCGGCACTGATGAAGGCGCGCCAGATTATGGTGTACACCCATGACTCCATCGGTCTGGGTGAAGATGGCCCGACGCATCAGCCGGTTGAGCAGATCGCCAGCCTGCGCGTGACGCCAAATATGAGCGTCTGGCGTCCGTGTGACCAGGTTGAAACCGCTGTGGCCTGGAAACATGCCGTTGAGCGCCATCATGGCCCGACTGCGCTGATTCTGTCGCGGCAGAACCTGGCACAGCCGGAGCGCAGCAAAGAGCAGCTGGCGAATATTTCGCGCGGCGGCTATGTGCTGAAAGACAGCAACGGCACACCGGATGTGATCCTGATAGCTACCGGTTCCGAAGTGGAAATCACCCTGGGCGCGGCTGACAAGCTGACCGCCAGCGGCCACAAGGTGCGCGTAGTATCACTGCCATCGACCGATCTGTTCGATGCACAGGATGCTGCCTACCGTGAGTCCGTTCTGCCTTCCGGCGTCACGGCACGCGTAGCAGTGGAAGCAGGGATTGCCGACTACTGGTACAAATATGTCGGCCTGAACGGTGCCATTGTCGGTATGACTGGTTTTGGTGAGTCGGCTCCGGCTGAGAAGCTGTTCCCGGAATTTGGCTTCACGGTTGAAAATATCGTCAGCCATGCGGAAGCGCTGCTGAAACCGCACTGA
- the tal gene encoding transaldolase, translating into MNQLDALKQFTTVVADSGDIESIRNYHPEDATTNPSLILKASGLDSYKHLITDAIDYAKKQGGSKETQIINASDKVAVNLGLEILKSVPGRVSTEVDARLSFDRGMCVTKAEKLVRMYEDNGIDRSRILIKLASTWEGIKAAEELEKNGIQCNLTLLFSFAQARACAEAGVFLISPFVGRIYDWYNSRKPLDPYVVDEDPGVKSVRNIYDYYKQHRYTTIIMGASFRKTEQILALAGCDRLTIAPNLLEELQASNAPVERKLTPSTQGFHQPAPLSEAEFRWEHNQDPMAVEKLAEGIRQFAVDQQKLEDVLSARL; encoded by the coding sequence ATGAACCAGTTAGACGCACTGAAACAATTCACCACCGTGGTGGCTGACAGTGGCGATATTGAATCCATCCGTAACTATCACCCGGAAGATGCCACCACCAATCCGTCTCTGATCCTGAAAGCCTCCGGCCTCGACTCTTACAAACATCTGATCACTGACGCCATCGACTACGCTAAAAAACAGGGCGGCAGTAAAGAAACCCAGATTATTAACGCCAGCGACAAAGTTGCCGTTAATCTCGGTCTGGAGATTCTGAAAAGTGTCCCTGGCCGTGTATCCACCGAAGTTGATGCGCGCCTCTCATTTGACCGTGGAATGTGTGTCACCAAAGCGGAAAAACTGGTGAGAATGTACGAAGATAACGGTATTGACCGTTCGCGTATTCTGATCAAACTGGCTTCGACCTGGGAAGGGATCAAAGCGGCTGAAGAGCTGGAGAAAAATGGTATCCAGTGTAACCTGACGCTGCTGTTCTCCTTCGCTCAGGCCCGTGCCTGTGCTGAAGCTGGCGTATTCCTGATTTCACCGTTTGTTGGCCGTATCTATGACTGGTACAACAGCCGTAAACCTCTTGACCCGTACGTGGTTGATGAAGATCCGGGCGTGAAATCTGTACGCAATATCTATGACTACTATAAGCAGCACCGTTACACCACCATCATCATGGGTGCCAGCTTCCGTAAGACAGAGCAGATCCTCGCGCTGGCAGGCTGCGACCGTCTGACTATCGCGCCAAACCTGCTGGAAGAGCTTCAGGCCAGCAACGCTCCGGTTGAGCGTAAACTGACTCCGTCTACTCAGGGCTTCCACCAGCCTGCACCGCTGTCTGAAGCGGAATTCCGTTGGGAACATAACCAGGATCCGATGGCAGTGGAAAAACTGGCTGAAGGTATTCGCCAGTTCGCCGTTGACCAGCAGAAGCTGGAAGATGTGCTGTCCGCACGACTGTAA
- a CDS encoding RpiB/LacA/LacB family sugar-phosphate isomerase, translating into MTRPVAQAIKTRCEYRVILACGKGIGISIAVNKMDAAPLPIAQGETTVIGLAHCNNQKKRIPITRRLMHCCLPEINFSLQRYTHDSLRVYRLLIKEL; encoded by the coding sequence ATGACAAGGCCGGTGGCACAAGCTATCAAGACACGATGTGAATACCGTGTCATCCTGGCCTGTGGTAAGGGTATTGGTATAAGTATTGCCGTGAACAAAATGGATGCTGCTCCCCTCCCCATAGCGCAGGGCGAGACGACGGTCATTGGGCTGGCCCATTGCAACAATCAGAAAAAGCGCATTCCCATTACCCGGCGCCTGATGCACTGTTGTCTGCCTGAGATAAATTTTTCGTTACAACGCTATACTCATGACTCACTCAGGGTATATAGACTGCTTATCAAGGAGCTTTAG
- the maeB gene encoding NADP-dependent oxaloacetate-decarboxylating malate dehydrogenase, which produces MDEQLKQSALDFHQFPVPGKIQVSPTKPLATQRDLALAYSPGVAAPCLEIAADPEAADKYTARANLVAVISNGTAVLGLGNIGALASKPVMEGKGVLFKKFAGIDVFDIEVDELDPDRLIDVIAALEPTFGGINLEDIKAPECFYIEKKLRERMNIPVFHDDQHGTAIICTAAVLNGLRVVKKNISDVRLVVSGAGASAIACLNLLVALGMQKHNIVVCDSKGVIYRGRETPMAETKAAYAVADNGKRTLAEVIDGADIFLGCSGPKVMTQEMVKGMARDPLILALANPEPEILPPLAKEVRPDAIICTGRSDFPNQVNNVLCFPFIFRGALDVGATAINEEMKLAAVHAIAELALAEQSDVVASAYGDEELSFGAEYLIPKPFDPRLIVQIAPAVAKAAMDSGVARRPIADFDAYREKLMEFVYKTNLFMKPVFSQARKDPKRVVLAEGEEARVLHATQELVTLGLARPILIGRPSVIAMRLQKLGLKIEAGKDFDVVNNESDPRFKEYWSEYYQIMKRRGVSPQQAQRAVIGNPTLIGAIMVHRGEADALICGTIGDYKQHYDIVEKLFGFRADVKVAGAMNALELPSGNTFIADTYVNEDPTPEQLAELTLMAAETVRRFGIEPKVALLSHSSFGASDAPAARKMRDTLALVKARAPELEIDGEMHGDAALVESIRQDLMPDSPLKGPANILIMPNVEAARISYNLLRVSCSDGVTVGPVLMGIAKPVHVLTPISSVRRIVNMVALAVVEAQTAPL; this is translated from the coding sequence ATGGACGAACAGTTAAAACAGAGTGCTCTCGATTTTCATCAATTTCCGGTTCCCGGAAAAATTCAGGTTTCCCCCACCAAGCCGCTTGCCACTCAGCGCGACCTGGCGCTGGCCTACTCGCCCGGCGTTGCAGCACCCTGCCTGGAGATTGCCGCCGATCCAGAAGCTGCCGATAAGTACACCGCCCGCGCCAATCTGGTGGCGGTGATCTCCAACGGTACCGCAGTGCTGGGCTTAGGAAATATCGGTGCGCTGGCCAGTAAGCCGGTGATGGAAGGGAAAGGAGTGCTGTTCAAGAAGTTCGCCGGAATAGACGTGTTTGATATTGAAGTTGATGAGCTGGATCCGGACAGGTTGATCGATGTGATCGCCGCGCTGGAACCCACTTTCGGCGGCATCAACCTTGAGGATATCAAGGCACCGGAGTGTTTCTACATCGAAAAGAAGCTGCGCGAGCGGATGAATATTCCTGTCTTCCACGACGATCAGCACGGAACCGCCATCATCTGTACCGCTGCGGTACTTAACGGCCTGCGGGTAGTGAAAAAAAACATCTCTGATGTGCGCCTTGTGGTCTCGGGGGCCGGGGCCTCCGCGATTGCCTGCCTTAATTTGCTGGTGGCGCTGGGTATGCAGAAACACAATATTGTGGTCTGCGATTCAAAAGGTGTGATCTACCGGGGACGCGAAACGCCGATGGCTGAAACCAAAGCCGCCTATGCGGTGGCCGATAACGGCAAACGAACCCTTGCTGAGGTTATCGACGGCGCAGATATCTTCCTCGGCTGTTCGGGGCCAAAAGTCATGACCCAGGAGATGGTCAAAGGTATGGCGCGTGACCCGCTGATCCTTGCGCTGGCTAACCCGGAACCAGAAATTCTGCCGCCGCTGGCAAAAGAAGTGCGTCCGGATGCCATTATCTGCACCGGTCGCTCGGACTTCCCCAACCAGGTGAATAACGTACTCTGTTTCCCGTTTATCTTCCGTGGAGCGCTGGATGTCGGGGCAACGGCAATTAACGAAGAGATGAAGCTGGCAGCGGTGCACGCGATTGCCGAGCTGGCGCTGGCGGAACAGAGTGATGTGGTGGCATCCGCCTATGGTGATGAGGAGCTGTCGTTTGGTGCTGAATACCTGATACCGAAGCCGTTTGATCCGCGTCTGATTGTGCAGATCGCTCCGGCGGTAGCAAAAGCCGCGATGGATTCTGGCGTGGCGCGGCGGCCGATTGCCGATTTCGACGCCTACCGCGAAAAGCTGATGGAGTTTGTCTACAAAACCAATCTGTTTATGAAACCGGTATTCTCCCAGGCGCGTAAAGATCCGAAACGCGTGGTGCTGGCTGAAGGCGAAGAGGCTCGCGTGCTGCATGCCACCCAGGAGCTGGTTACTCTCGGACTGGCCAGGCCGATTCTGATTGGCCGTCCGAGCGTGATAGCGATGCGTCTGCAAAAGCTGGGGTTGAAAATCGAAGCGGGCAAAGATTTCGACGTGGTAAACAACGAATCCGATCCGCGCTTTAAAGAGTACTGGAGTGAGTATTACCAGATTATGAAGCGCCGTGGCGTATCGCCGCAGCAGGCGCAGCGTGCGGTCATCGGAAATCCAACGCTGATCGGCGCGATTATGGTTCATCGTGGGGAAGCGGACGCGCTGATCTGCGGCACCATCGGTGACTATAAACAGCATTACGATATTGTAGAGAAGCTGTTCGGCTTTCGTGCGGATGTAAAAGTGGCGGGGGCGATGAATGCGCTGGAGCTGCCAAGCGGCAACACCTTTATTGCCGATACCTATGTTAATGAAGATCCTACGCCGGAACAGCTTGCCGAACTCACGCTGATGGCGGCGGAGACCGTACGTCGTTTTGGCATTGAACCAAAGGTTGCGCTGCTGTCGCACTCCAGCTTTGGTGCATCGGATGCTCCGGCCGCCCGTAAGATGCGTGACACACTGGCACTGGTAAAAGCGCGGGCACCGGAGCTGGAAATTGACGGCGAGATGCACGGTGATGCAGCGCTGGTGGAGAGTATCCGCCAGGATCTGATGCCGGACAGCCCGTTAAAAGGTCCGGCGAATATCCTGATCATGCCTAACGTCGAAGCGGCGCGCATCAGCTATAACCTGCTGCGCGTCTCCTGCTCTGATGGGGTGACTGTCGGGCCGGTACTGATGGGGATAGCCAAACCGGTGCATGTGCTGACGCCGATCTCATCGGTGCGACGCATCGTAAATATGGTGGCGCTGGCGGTAGTGGAGGCGCAGACCGCGCCGCTGTAA
- the hemF gene encoding oxygen-dependent coproporphyrinogen oxidase, with product MNTPDIAQVKQFLLNLQDEICRKLAQADGEASFAEDSWQRPGGGGGRSRVLRQGRVFEQAGVNFSHVHGDMMPASATAHRPELAGRSFEALGVSLVIHPENPYIPTSHANVRFFIAQKPDAEPVWWFGGGFDLTPFYGFEEDAIHWHQTASDLCQPFGEEVYPRYKKWCDDYFHLKHRNEQRGIGGLFFDDLNTPDFDQSFRFMQAVGEGFTDAYLPIVERRKNLTWGERERDFQLYRRGRYVEFNLVWDRGTLFGLQTGGRTESILMSMPPLVRWEYDYQPEEGSPEAALYRDFLPVKAWV from the coding sequence ATGAACACTCCGGATATCGCCCAGGTAAAACAGTTTCTGCTCAACCTTCAGGATGAAATTTGTCGCAAGCTGGCACAGGCCGATGGCGAAGCCAGCTTTGCCGAAGACAGCTGGCAGCGCCCCGGCGGCGGCGGCGGGCGCAGTCGCGTTCTGCGTCAGGGCCGGGTGTTCGAACAGGCGGGGGTGAATTTCTCCCATGTTCATGGCGACATGATGCCCGCCTCTGCCACTGCGCACCGCCCTGAACTCGCCGGGCGCAGTTTCGAAGCGCTGGGGGTTTCGCTGGTGATCCATCCGGAAAACCCGTATATCCCCACCAGCCACGCCAATGTGCGTTTTTTTATCGCGCAAAAGCCCGATGCAGAGCCGGTATGGTGGTTTGGTGGCGGCTTCGATCTGACCCCCTTCTACGGCTTTGAAGAGGATGCCATTCACTGGCATCAAACTGCGTCTGACCTGTGTCAGCCCTTTGGTGAAGAGGTCTACCCGCGCTATAAAAAGTGGTGTGATGACTATTTCCACCTGAAACACCGCAACGAACAGCGCGGTATTGGCGGTCTGTTCTTTGACGATCTGAATACTCCGGACTTCGACCAGAGCTTCCGCTTTATGCAGGCGGTGGGCGAAGGCTTTACCGATGCCTACCTGCCGATTGTCGAACGCCGTAAAAACCTGACATGGGGCGAGCGTGAGCGTGATTTCCAGCTCTACCGTCGCGGGCGCTACGTTGAATTTAATCTGGTCTGGGATCGCGGTACGCTGTTTGGCCTGCAAACCGGTGGCCGCACTGAGTCGATTCTGATGTCGATGCCGCCGCTGGTGCGCTGGGAGTATGATTATCAGCCGGAAGAAGGCAGCCCGGAGGCTGCGCTGTACCGAGACTTCCTGCCGGTTAAGGCGTGGGTTTGA
- the amiA gene encoding N-acetylmuramoyl-L-alanine amidase AmiA → MKKINLLTPLTTRRQLLLSGLALALLARRPVRAAEEDATRRLLPRPHKATNSPPPPVRPANSKRIVMIDPGHGGIDSGAVGHEGSEEKHVVLEIAQHIRHLLSEHAHIEVRLTRESDHFIPLGERVEIAHQHGADLFMSVHADGFTSPTASGASVFALSNRGASSTMARYLSQRENAADNVGGVKAADQDHYLQQVLFDLVQTDTIKNSLILGKHVLGQIRPVHHLHSQHTEQAAFAVLKSPSIPSVLVETSFITNPDEERLLGTTAFRQKIAGAIADGIVSFFNEYDATRRTG, encoded by the coding sequence ATGAAAAAGATAAACCTACTGACGCCGCTGACCACCCGCCGCCAGCTGCTGCTCTCCGGCCTTGCGCTGGCCCTGCTGGCGCGGCGGCCTGTGCGTGCCGCAGAGGAAGATGCCACCCGGCGCTTGCTTCCGCGACCGCACAAAGCGACCAATTCGCCACCGCCTCCTGTCCGCCCGGCGAACAGCAAGCGAATTGTAATGATTGATCCGGGCCACGGCGGTATAGACTCCGGCGCGGTGGGGCATGAAGGTTCGGAAGAGAAGCATGTGGTGCTGGAAATCGCCCAGCATATCCGCCATCTGCTGAGTGAGCATGCGCATATTGAAGTGCGTCTGACACGGGAAAGCGACCACTTTATTCCGCTTGGTGAACGGGTGGAGATCGCCCATCAGCACGGTGCCGATCTGTTTATGTCGGTGCATGCCGACGGTTTTACCAGCCCTACGGCCAGCGGTGCTTCAGTGTTTGCCCTGTCAAACCGTGGAGCCAGCAGCACAATGGCGCGTTATCTTTCGCAGCGTGAAAATGCCGCCGATAATGTGGGCGGGGTCAAAGCAGCGGATCAGGATCACTATTTGCAGCAGGTGCTGTTTGACCTGGTGCAGACGGATACCATCAAGAACAGTCTGATTCTCGGCAAACATGTGCTGGGGCAAATTCGTCCGGTTCATCATCTGCACAGTCAGCACACCGAGCAGGCGGCGTTTGCGGTGCTTAAGTCGCCGTCCATTCCATCAGTGCTGGTTGAAACATCATTTATTACTAACCCTGATGAGGAGAGACTGCTGGGGACTACCGCGTTTCGTCAGAAGATTGCCGGTGCCATTGCGGACGGCATCGTCAGCTTTTTTAATGAGTATGATGCGACCAGACGCACAGGCTGA
- a CDS encoding GNAT family acetyltransferase, whose translation MEIRVFRQDDFEEVITLWERCDLLRPWNDPEMDIERKLNHDPDLFLVAVVGGEIVGTLMGGYDGHRGSAYYLGVHPDYQGRGFANALINRLEKKLIARGCPKINVMVREENDAVTGFYEKLDYETQDSMLLGKRLIEDREY comes from the coding sequence ATGGAAATTCGTGTATTCCGGCAGGATGATTTTGAAGAAGTAATTACCCTTTGGGAGCGCTGCGATCTGTTACGTCCCTGGAACGATCCGGAGATGGATATAGAACGTAAGCTGAACCACGATCCGGATCTGTTTCTGGTCGCCGTGGTGGGCGGTGAAATTGTCGGAACGCTGATGGGCGGCTACGACGGCCATCGCGGTTCCGCCTATTATCTGGGCGTACACCCTGACTATCAGGGGCGCGGCTTCGCCAACGCGCTGATTAATCGCCTGGAGAAGAAACTGATTGCCCGCGGCTGCCCGAAAATAAATGTCATGGTGCGGGAAGAGAACGACGCCGTCACCGGCTTTTATGAAAAGCTGGATTATGAAACCCAGGACAGTATGCTGCTGGGCAAGCGTTTGATCGAAGACCGCGAATATTGA
- a CDS encoding DUF2919 domain-containing protein, whose translation MLKYSPDDYDTKGLLRLPLSFWAILLLQARTWVLFVAAGASRQQGESLLALFYPDNHAFWLGLALGIPAALGLLLTGYRQRLPRLWQAWRWVLVATLFLTLGVQLGELWQGDEPVSSLVLLVSLLDVVALVALLAYRRLRDCFDPAENH comes from the coding sequence ATGCTGAAATATTCTCCCGACGATTACGACACTAAAGGCCTGCTGCGTCTGCCCCTCTCTTTTTGGGCAATTCTATTGTTACAGGCGCGTACCTGGGTACTGTTTGTCGCCGCCGGGGCTTCGCGTCAGCAGGGCGAGAGTCTGCTGGCACTGTTTTATCCCGATAATCACGCCTTCTGGCTGGGGCTGGCATTGGGTATCCCTGCCGCCCTCGGGCTGCTGCTTACCGGCTACCGTCAGCGTCTGCCGCGTCTGTGGCAGGCGTGGCGCTGGGTGCTGGTGGCAACCCTGTTTCTGACGCTGGGTGTACAACTTGGTGAGTTGTGGCAGGGTGATGAACCGGTATCATCACTGGTGTTACTGGTCTCTCTGCTGGATGTGGTGGCGCTGGTCGCGCTACTGGCTTACCGACGGCTGCGGGACTGTTTTGATCCGGCTGAAAATCACTGA